One genomic window of Haliotis asinina isolate JCU_RB_2024 chromosome 4, JCU_Hal_asi_v2, whole genome shotgun sequence includes the following:
- the LOC137281601 gene encoding serine-rich adhesin for platelets-like — translation MNLSRPIFPSDLPNWQEVKVLVNELKENCLSEAFDAEDIVRHVQLIYVTNHDTGLYDGGLPNSSNSLLNQTRSKRDKRSKIDQSYLWFGVWKFLRKATEEENDKFLYTVIPGICDLVLESEGLVPSDFTFSEQQKCSTSVLSKRCAAAILACSFLCLFPERERSRWAKLNVINFTNFFKHLPMSSQNAKMRCILNYFERVTEPGVALSGSITYARQVIDTEMLLTMEDVMSSDAELCSMFIHTDGFIEDMGSEAIEVDFANRSIGGGALGRGRVQEEIRFCTCPELIASMLFMENMQDNEAILISGFEQFSQHSGYASGLEYVGDYRDDTEVDEWGNRKRVLCAIDATPFKHKKFRQYKESCVLRELNKALVGFCDVADLDTSSRLSMSSSHGLNTSTDEEYHTAVQSPTEEDGGKRRLSNFVVTLLSQAMHQAVKESVDKHKSREETKDSDQSKSSSGSVSQSDISIPEVNQSEGVYDPGRSCDRNHNQFSRTTPSQHPNGSSDLLEVDYADWLSNFRRRSSNLSDVSRRSSSSTKHSSDLSSDLEEIYESYLKNEKKRHGTIEEETAQPGISDFATKLVACLMQEGTSTAAQMMPGMQMFSHLSPPDNAVKPCAVHPDPSVDTEADGMPASVSDSEEDTTQPQPHLQHYAQSLLDATLPAAFQDVVQLALSPQPSPVPSHQDLPTDRMYEWYADQIVQQVLLHVSQELAGEELPNSPAHDNPPTDTIAAQSADASSSSSSHNNSSASFSSNCSLSLSGRRASEDSSSDRRTSEGCTFDRRTPDRKSSDGRTSDRRLSEGCPNDKRCSEGQHEDDPPDGYVSGSKSSDGCPVEIRPSESCISGSVIEVQNIQSLSCDTRSSTPKPDHGEETNSGIPSKLDKIIPNDFEIKVDYHAAAAIIVDHVFQTLPTHLESLAATSTGNHSINGRNTSIRSLSTRGSFKGLSDTLSSVSDGKDSMKVVKPEESEKMSRAGLPNVGVLTKKLSREMLTNAFLNVEDRRHIKSYERRSSEPCHISVELSLQAYNSNQLVSRDEDRRRKISRTDDDLERVRGESSRRGSWSSFPTSRRRSSCGFKDPILSKFAEELMKADTTVPPLLFMGTQTSTSTTGSRRSSLSGFRDTTLANLENELLNSSFCQPASPRHSIRSKGSRKGRDKLAHSESSETEYWFPLPKKVGTECQEELYRSGYYHSVDEIEDFADMFANDILNQAVNIIYRDACIDMEREELAGSQCVNSYAEELATAVIRSALESLQGMSFDEASSIISSSSKVMGDSSADNPDFTDALDVPFAHVEQFADTLSGQLMKEAMDVLQKHAKCKSRLKSRGLPISTGNWGCGAFGGDPQLKSLLQWMAASLVKAPGLHYYTFNDGRLIQFDEIVAVIQSLGWTVGRLMSEVKGYCNMISEEMEKRGDGDGYPSITLFEYIVSNIYM, via the exons ATGAATCTCAGCCGTCCGATCTTTCCATCTGACCTCCCAAACTGGCAGGAGGTCAAGGTCCTTGTGAACGAACTGAAAGAGAACTGTTTATCAGAGGCCTTTGATGCTGAAGACATTGTGCGACACGTGCAGCTTATATATGTCACGAACCATGATACAGGTCTGTATGATGGCGGACTTCCCAACTCGTCAAACAGCTTGCTGAACCAGACCAGGTCCAAAAGAGACAAACGCAGCAAGATTGACCAGTCGTATTTATGGTTTGGTGTTTGGAAATTTTTAAGGAAGGCAACAGAAGAAGAAAATGACAAGTTTCTATACACAGTGATTCCTGGTATCTGTGATTTAGTCCTGGAGTCAGAGGGTTTGGTGCCGTCAGATTTCACATTCAGCGAACAACAGAAAT gTAGCACTAGTGTTCTCTCTAAAAGATGCGCGGCAGCCATCTTGGCCTGCTCTTTCCTGTGCCTGTtcccagagagagagaggagtcGATGGGCCAAGCTCAATGTCATCAACTTCACCAACTTCTTTAAACACCTCCCAAT GTCATCGCAAAATGCTAAGATGCGGTGCATCTTGAACTACTTTGAAAGAGTGACAGAGCCAGGTGTAGCATTGTCGGGAAGTATTACCTACGCCAGACAG GTGATAGACACCGAAATGCTGCTGACAATGGAAGACGTTATGTCATCAGATGCTGAGCTCTGCTCAATGTTCATCCACACTGACGGCTTCATTGAAGATATGGGTAGTGAAGCAATTGAG gttgaTTTTGCTAACAGGTCCATAGGAGGTGGAGCGCTTGGTCGAGGTCGTGTACAG GAGGAGATCCGGTTCTGTACATGTCCAGAGCTGATAGCATCCATGCTGTTCATGGAAAACATGCAGGACAACGAGGCCATCTTGATCAGTGGCTTTGAGCAGTTCTCCCAACACAGTGGCTACGCCTCTGGACTTGAGTACGTCGGTGATTACAGGGACGATACAGAG GTAGATGAGTGGGGCAACAGGAAAAGGGTGCTATGTGCAATAGATGCAACTCCCTTCAAGCACAAGAAGTTCCGTCAGTACAAGGAGAGCTGTGTGTTGAGGGAGTTGAACAAGGCTCTCGTCGGCTTCTGTGATGTTGCCGACCTGGACACGTCGTCTCGACTCAGTATGTCATCATCGCATGGTCTAAACACATCTACAGATGAGGAATATCACACTGCAGTCCAGAGCCCTACAGAAGAAG ATGGAGGGAAAAGGCGCTTGTCTAATTTTGTGgtcacattactgtcacaagCTATGCACCAGGCAGTGAAGGAATCGGTGGACAAACACAAGTCCAGAGAAGAAACCAAAGACTCTGACCAGTCAAAATCCAGTAGTGGCAGTGTCAGCCAGTCGGATATAAGCATTCCTGAAGTGAACCAGTCAGAAGGTGTCTATGATCCTGGCAGGTCCTGTGATAGAAACCATAACCAGTTTTCCCGAACTACCCCATCCCAGCATCCCAATGGAAGCAGCGATCTGTTGGAGGTAGACTATGCTGACTGGCTGTCCAATTTCCGGAGGCGGAGCTCCAATTTGAGTGACGTGTCCCGGAGAAGTAGTTCGAGTACAAAACATAGTTCCGACTTGAGTTCAGATTTAGAAGAAATTTATGAGTCATACTTGAAGAATGAAAAGAAACGTCATGGCACTATTGAAGAGGAGACAGCCCAGCCTGGGATATCAGATTTTGCTACAAAGTTGGTGGCCTGTTTGATGCAAGAAGGCACATCCACAGCAGCTCAGATGATGCCAG GGATGCAGATGTTCAGCCATCTTTCTCCTCCTGATAATGCTGTGAAGCCATGTGCtgtacaccctgatccttctGTAGACACTGAAGCTGACGGCATGCCTGCATCAGTGTCAGACAGTGAAGAAGACACAACACAACCTCAACCACACCTTCAACACTATGCCCAATCCCTACTGGATGCAACTCTCCCTGCCGCCTTCCAGGATGTGGTCCAACTTGCCTTATCTCCCCAACCTAGCCCAGTACCTTCCCATCAAGATCTTCCAACTGACCGTATGTACGAGTGGTATGCTGACCAGATCGTACAGCAGGTCTTACTCCATGTGTCTCAGGAACTGGCTGGGGAGGAGCTGCCCAACTCTCCTGCTCACGACAACCCGCCCACGGACACCATTGCTGCTCAGTCTGCTGATGCCTCCTCCTCAAGCTCATCTCACAACAATTCCTCAGCATCTTTCTCCTCCAACTGCTCCTTGTCACTGTCAGGCAGGAGGGCCTCTGAAGACTCCTCTTCTGACAGGAGAACCTCTGAGGGTTGTACTTTTGACAGGAGGACCCCGGATAGGAAATCCTCTGACGGACGTACATCTGACAGGAGGCTTTCTGAAGGCTGTCCTAATGATAAGAGGTGCTCTGAAGGTCAACATGAAGACGATCCTCCTGATGGTTATGTTTCTGGAAGTAAGTCATCTGATGGTTGCCCAGTGGAAATCAGGCCCTCTGAAAGTTGTATATCTGGTTCTGTGATAGAGGTACAAAACATTCAGTCATTGTCCTGTGATACTCGGTCCTCCACCCCAAAACCGGACCATGGTGAGGAAACAAACTCCGGCATTCCAAGTAAACTAGACAAGATTATTCCAAATGACTTTGAGATCAAGGTTGATTATCATGCAGCTGCTGCAATAATTGTTGACCATGTGTTCCAAACCCTTCCCACCCACCTCGAATCTCTAGCAGCTACAAGTACAGGCAACCACAGCATCAATGGGAGGAACACAAGCATTCGTAGTCTTAGCACCAGGGGATCTTTCAAAGGATTGAGTGATACTTTGTCAAGTGTGAGTGATGGGAAGGATTCCATGAAAGTAGTCAAACCCGAGGAATCTGAGAAAATGTCTCGTGCTGGTCTGCCAAATGTCGGGGTTCTTACAAAGAAACTGAGTCGTGAGATGTTAACTAATGCATTCCTGAACGTTGAGGACCGAAGACACATCAAGAGCTATGAACGTCGCAGCAGTGAGCCCTGTCATATAAGTGTTGAACTTTCCCTTCAAGCTTACAATTCCAATCAACTGGTATCCAGGGACGAGGACAGGAGGAGAAAGATCTCTCGGACTGACGATGATCTGGAAAGGGTGAGAGGAGAGTCATCACGTAGAGGTTCCTGGAGCAGTTTTCCAACGTCTCGCAGAAGGAGTTCCTGTGGGTTCAAAGATCCAATCTTGTCCAAGTTTGCAGAGGAGTTGATGAAGGCCGACACCACAGTTCCACCACTGTTGTTCATGGGAACTCAGACAAGCACCAGCACAACAGGGTCTAGGCGGAGCAGCTTGAGTGGCTTCAGGGACACAACTCTGGCTAATCTGGAAAATGAGCTGCTCAATAGCAGCTTCTGCCAGCCAGCCAGTCCTCGTCATAGTATTAGGTCCAAGGGGTCCCGCAAGGGTCGAGACAAATTGGCTCATTCGGAAAGTTCAGAAACAGAATATTGGTTTCCTCTTCCTAAGAAGGTTGGGACTGAATGTCAAGAAGAGCTTTACCGGTCAGGGTATTATCACAGCGTTGATGAGATTGAAGACTTCGCAGACATGTTTGCAAATGACATCCTTAACCAGGCTGTGAACATCATCTACAGAGATGCCTGTATTGACATGGAACGAGAGGAGCTCGCTGGGTCACAGTGTGTTAACTCTTATGCAGAGGAGCTGGCTACAGCTGTGATACGTTCAGCACTAGAAAGTTTACAAGGGATGTCTTTTGACGAAGCCTCCAGCATCATCTCCAGCTCTTCCAAGGTTATGGGGGACAGTTCGGCTGATAATCCTGACTTCACTGACGCCCTGGATGTCCCGTTTGCTCATGTGGAGCAGTTTGCTGACACTCTGTCTGGACAGCTCATGAAGGAAGCCATGGACGTTCTGCAGAAGCATGCCAAATGCAAG AGTCGGCTTAAATCCCGAGGGCTGCCAATCTCTACGGGCAACTGGGGCTGTGGGGCATTTGGTGGCGACCCTCAACTCAAGTCTCTCCTCCAGTGGATGGCAGCTAGCCTTGTCAAGGCTCCGGGGCTGCACTACTACACCTTTAACGATGGGCGCTTGATACAG TTTGATGAGATCGTGGCCGTCATCCAGTCACTGGGTTGGACAGTTGGGCGACTGATGTCAGAGGTGAAAGGTTACTGCAATATGATCAGTGAGGAGATGGAGAAGCGTGGTGATGGGGACGGCTATCCGTCTATAACCCTGTTTGAATATATTGTCTCAAACATATACATGTGA